The Musa acuminata AAA Group cultivar baxijiao chromosome BXJ1-3, Cavendish_Baxijiao_AAA, whole genome shotgun sequence genome window below encodes:
- the LOC135630873 gene encoding small ribosomal subunit protein eS4z-like: MARGLKKHLKRLNAPKHWMLDKLGGAFAPKPSSGPHKARECLPLILILRNKLKYALTYREVIAILMQRHVMVDGKVRTDKTYPAGFMDVVSIPKTNENFRLLYDTKGRFRLHSIRDEEAKFKLCKVRSVQFGQKGIPYLNTYDGRTIRYPDPLIKANDTIKLDLETNKIVDFIKFDVGNVVMVTGGRNTGRVGVIKNREKHKGSFETIHIQDATGHEFATRLGNVFTIGKATKPWVSLPKGKGIKLSIIEEARKRLAAANATATA, encoded by the exons ATG GCCAGGGGATTAAAGAAACATCTAAAGAGGCTCAATGCCCCCAAGCATTGGATGCTGGACAAGCTTGGTGGAGCCTTT GCTCCCAAACCATCATCTGGCCCTCATAAAGCCAGGGAATGCTTGCCCTTGATTCTTATATTAAGAAACAAACTGAAATACGCACTTACGTATCGTGAAGTCATTGCTATTCTGATGCAACGTCATGTAATGGTGGATGGAAAAGTCAGGACTGACAAAACTTACCCAGCTGGTTTCATGG ATGTTGTCTCAATTCCCAAGACAAATGAAAACTTCCGCCTCCTGTATGACACCAAGGGACGCTTCCGTCTCCATTCGATAAGGGATGAAGAGGCAAAG tTCAAGCTCTGCAAGGTTCGCTCTGTCCAGTTTGGACAGAAGGGCATCCCCTATTTAAACACCTACGATGGTCGTACCATTCGCTACCCCGACCCTCTCATCAAGGCCAATGACACCATCAAGCTTGATCTGGAAACCAACAAGATTGTAGACTTCATCAAGTTCGATGTCGGAAATGTTGTGATGGTGACGGGCGGAAGAAACACCGGTCGTGTTGGCGTGATTAAGAACAGGGAGAAGCACAAGGGGAGTTTTGAGACCATCCACATCCAAGATGCTACTGGGCATGAGTTTGCGACTCGCTTGGGCAATGTCTTCACCATCGGTAAGGCGACTAAGCCATGGGTGTCTCTTCCCAAGGGCAAGGGTATCAAGCTCAGCATCATTGAGGAGGCAAGAAAGCGCTTGGCTGCTGCTAATGCAACTGCCACGGCTTAA
- the LOC135630865 gene encoding PWWP domain-containing protein 1-like isoform X2, with product MISVMSEREIDRGSAAASFGMGNPQEGPAGDEAAADGVGRGSRESRVPMELDPVERKIEVDSMVLERGEADLSRSPKDAPGGEDAAMDEARVPESDVAEGVSASAGAGAMLVMADPEGGSDFDEGLLSDEVSVSNGATILQGAVGNWMNGFELGDMVWGKVKSHPWWPGHIFNEAFASASVRRTKKEGHFLVAFFGDSSYGWFEPAELVPFDPHYEEKSKQTTLRPFVKAVEEAVDEASRREALALTCYCRNPFNFQPARVPGYFYVDVPGFELGGIYSLKQVNSARDKFVPGMALSFLQQTATSPLADDPACIDRMRNVAMMLAYRRAVFEEFDETYAQAFGVEPVRPSRRTGAMPDQLERFAPRAAPLSGPLVLPEPLRHKKSSSHKLVHKAAKVSSAKKNKYVLKRRDEREPASASVGPPKPSLPDVPSPVQSHRNHYNVFPAQQHQQTPAHPTLVFQDASCPPASAPGGSNLGDYVLQKRAPAGAADEKPPPQTSQDGSVSEQTALPAAADAPAVRQVFDEGRLKTEPPRQLSEIAHRKLDPTVSGAAYSSADAKPGYGPGSLALRPSQVGGIMKGKKIKKRLREDGSSAESGVTGQAKKKKKKKKVQSSEIGVPDHVKASTIEDLYRRSAAAKPVSMEPELPRREDEVAPTTEPSAVAVRHPDIDLSLRDLQLPELKSLGLPPASEADAPEVPAVKPSAALPPPQEPVAGSAVVAPAKVTNEETAPTSISKPPKASFRPDDPTVAGRKRTASDRQEEMSAKRQKKLDKLKALAGEKKAAIGHKGLEGPQRGQKDPVAATTSAAASAGPAKPNDRAAEPVKKQEPPPPPPRLPSPTTLVMKFPLRTTLPSVASLKAKFARFGPLELSGTRVYWKSYTCKVVYKFKPDAEAALNHARSNQMFGQVKVYYYIRDADALVPEPSSDAVGQRSESRLAESNQLRPGSGAGVGVSFGPSRPPLNLTQKPAGQPKSILKKPSDEAAPSGGGREAPRVKFMLDTVDGKAELPATVVVAGNNNDVRSSADTSSAVDPVIGKAPRSVSFLPPPSSSRPLIPYPPRADSPYIPPPPASLGVAERVLPPPRPQRNLNGVEEESGSSEQRGNANKAFADQMLSLLFRCRDIVRNVKSSLGYVPYHQL from the exons ATGATCTCTGTCATGAGCGAGCGGGAGATCGACCGTGGTTCCGCCGCTGCCTCCTTCGGGATGGGAAATCCACAAGAAGGGCCTGCAGGTGATGAGGCGGCGGCTGATGGAGTCGGCCGTGGTTCACGTGAATCTAGGGTTCCGATGGAGCTCGACCCGGTGGAGCGAAAAATCGAGGTCGATAGTATGGTTCTCGAGCGTGGCGAAGCGGATCTTTCTCGATCTCCCAAGGACGCTCCCGGAGGTGAGGACGCGGCGATGGATGAGGCTAGGGTTCCTGAATCTGATGTCGCCGAAGGGGTTTCTGCTTCTGCTGGTGCTGGAGCGATGCTCGTGATGGCAGATCCGGAGGGAGGTAGTGATTTCGATGAGGGCTTGCTGTCGGATGAGGTTTCGGTCTCGAATGGTGCTACGATTCTCCAAGGGGCTGTTGGAAACTGGATGAATGGGTTCGAGCTGGGTGACATGGTGTGGGGGAAGGTAAAATCGCACCCGTGGTGGCCTGGTCATATCTTCAACGAAGCGTTTGCTTCAGCTTCTGTCAGGAGGACGAAAAAAGAAGGCCATTTTTTGGTGGCCTTCTTCGGGGACAGTAGCTACGGATGGTTTGAACCTGCTGAGCTTGTCCCTTTCGATCCCCACTACGAGGAGAAGTCTAAGCAGACCACCTTGCGGCCCTTTGTCAAGGCTGTCGAAGAGGCAGTTGATGAGGCAAGCCGGAGAGAGGCTCTTGCTCTGACCTGCTACTGCCGAAACCCATTCAATTTCCAGCCTGCTCGTGTACCCGGATATTTTTATGTTGATGTTCCAGGGTTTGAGCTCGGGGGAATTTACTCATTAAAGCAAGTCAATAGCGCGAGAGACAAGTTTGTACCTGGCATGGCGCTCTCCTTTCTGCAACAAACAGCTACGAGTCCTTTAGCAGATGACCCTGCTTGCATAGATCGGATGAGAAATGTTGCGATGATGCTTGCTTACCGGAGAGCAGTGTTTGAGGAGTTTGATGAGACATATGCACAGGCATTTGGTGTGGAGCCAGTGCGCCCATCTCGACGCACTGGGGCTATGCCAGATCAGCTCGAAAGATTTGCCCCCCGAG CGGCTCCTCTGAGCGGTCCACTGGTGCTGCCAGAGCCGTTGCGCCACAAGAAAAGCTCCTCCCATAAGCTCGTACACAAAGCCGCCAAGGTCTCGTCAGCCAAGAAGAACAAGTACGTACTCAAGCGAAGGGACGAACGAGAGCCCGCGAGCGCCAGCGTTGGCCCCCCGAAGCCCTCTTTGCCGGATGTTCCATCGCCCGTTCAATCCCACCGCAACCACTACAACGTCTTCCCTGCTCAGCAGCATCAACAGACGCCCGCCCACCCGACCCTCGTCTTCCAGGATGCCTCGTGCCCGCCGGCCTCGGCTCCGGGCGGCTCCAACCTTGGCGACTACGTGCTACAGAAGAGAGCTCCTGCTGGCGCCGCCGATGAGAAGCCGCCACCGCAAACTTCTCAAGATGGATCGGTCTCGGAGCAGACAGCCTTACCGGCGGCCGCGGACGCACCCGCTGTTAGACAAGTATTCGATGAAGGGAGGTTGAAAACCGAGCCACCGAGACAGTTGAGTGAGATCGCACACAGAAAACTAGACCCTACCGTCAGCGGCGCTGCTTATTCAAGTGCTGATGCTAAACCCGGGTATGGGCCGGGGTCGTTGGCACTCCGACCTTCACAAGTTGGTGGAATCATGAAGGGGAAGAAGATCAAGAAGCGCCTGCGTGAGGATGGTAGCTCTGCTGAATCCGGTGTCACCGGCCAggcgaaaaagaagaagaagaaaaagaaggtacAGAGCAGTGAGATCGGCGTACCAGATCATGTGAAAGCGTCTACGATTGAGGATCTTTATAGGAGATCAGCAGCGGCCAAGCCCGTCAGCATGGAGCCGGAGTTGCCGAGAAGGGAAGATGAAGTTGCACCCACCACGGAACCCTCTGCTGTGGCTGTTCGACATCCCGACATCGACTTGAGCTTACGTGATCTGCAACTCCCGGAGCTG AAAAGCTTGGGCCTTCCACCGGCCAGCGAGGCCGACGCGCCGGAGGTCCCAGCCGTTAAACCATCAGCTGCTTTGCCACCGCCGCAGGAGCCTGTTGCAGGAAGTGCTGTGGTTGCTCCGGCAAAGGTGACGAACGAGGAGACGGCGCCGACCTCCATTTCTAAACCACCGAAAGCCAGTTTCAGGCCTGATGATCCCACTGTTGCCGGACGCAAACGAACCGCATCTGATCGACAGGAGGAGATGAGCGCTAAGCGGCAGAAGAAGCTGGACAAGCTCAAAGCTTTGGCTGGTGAAAAGAAGGCAGCCATCGGCCACAAGGGACTCGAGGGCCCGCAGCGGGGGCAGAAAGACCCCGTCGCCGCGACGACGTCTGCGGCTGCGTCAGCGGGGCCGGCGAAGCCCAACGACAGGGCGGCGGAGCCTGTCAAGAAACaagagccgccgccgccgccgcctcggcTGCCCTCTCCGACCACCCTCGTGATGAAGTTCCCGCTGAGGACGACGCTGCCTTCCGTGGCTTCCCTGAAGGCAAAGTTCGCCCGGTTCGGGCCGCTGGAGCTCTCCGGGACCCGCGTGTACTGGAAATCCTACACTTGCAAGGTGGTGTACAAGTTCAAGCCGGACGCCGAAGCCGCACTCAACCACGCAAGGAGCAACCAGATGTTCGGCCAGGTGAAGGTCTACTACTATATCCGCGACGCCGACGCGCTGGTGCCCGAGCCATCTTCTGATGCTGTCGGGCAGAGGTCGGAGTCGCGCCTCGCCGAGAGTAACCAACTCAGACCTGGAAGCGGGGCAGGCGTCGGCGTCTCATTCGGTCCGTCGAGGCCTCCTTTGAATCTGACCCAAAAGCCCGCGGGGCAGCCGAAATCTATTCTAAAGAAGCCCAGCGACGAGGCAGCACCGAGCGGTGGTGGAAGAGAAGCTCCCCGCGTAAAATTCATGTTGGACACTGTTGATGGTAAGGCTGAACTGCCTGCGACAGTGGTGGTCGCCGGCAACAACAACGATGTCCGTAGCAGTGCAGATACCTCCTCCGCAGTAGATCCCGTCATCGGCAAGGCTCCCAGGTCAGTTAGTTTTCTTCCGCCACCGTCTTCGAGTCGCCCACTCATACCGTATCCTCCGAGAGCAGACAGCCCTTACATTCCTCCGCCACCTGCCTCCCTCGGCGTGGCGGAGAGGGTGCTCCCGCCGCCCCGTCCGCAACGTAATCTCAATGGGGTTGAAGAAGAATCGGGATCCAGCGAGCAAAGAGGGAACGCGAACAAGGCCTTCGCCGACCAAATGCTGAGCCTCCTGTTTAGGTGTAGGGATATCGTGAGGAACGTCAAGTCGTCTCTAGGCTACGTTCCCTACCACCAGCTATAG
- the LOC135630856 gene encoding sucrose nonfermenting 4-like protein isoform X2: MFSRGTEFSHDPATVLVPTRFVWPYGGRRVFLSGSFTGWSEHLPMSPVEGCPTVFQVICSLTPGLHQYKFYVDGEWRHDERQPFATGNYGIVNTIYITREPNPPPALLSPGTPNSRMSMDVDPETFQHVGAASDGTVQDAALRISEADIKISRQRVSTFLSAHTAYDLLPDSGKVVALDVNLPVKQAFHILHEQGVSVAPLWDSIRGQFVGVISALDFILILRELGNRGSNLTEEELETHTISAWKDGKHQMYGQLDEHGRQLQRHIIHAGPYDSLKDVALKILQNKVSTVPIVHSMAHDGSFPQLLHLASLSGILRCICRHFRHSSSSLPILQQPICRIPLGTWVPRVGDQSGRPIVVLKPNASLGLVLSLLVQAEVSSIPIVDENESLVDTYSRSDITTLAKDTAYAQIHLDEMSIHQALQLGQDANSPYGIFNGQRCQMCLRSDPLHKVMERLANPGVRRVIIVEAGSKRVEGIISLGDVFRFLLG, encoded by the exons ATGTTTTCTCGCGGCACAGAATTCTCTCACGACCCAGCGACTGTGCTAGTGCCAACACGGTTCGTATGGCCTTATGGTGGGAGAAGGGTCTTCCTTTCCGGCTCTTTTACAGG GTGGTCTGAACATTTACCTATGTCTCCTGTGGAGGGTTGTCCTACAGTGTTTCAGGTTATTTGCAGTCTGACTCCCGGGTTACATCAG TACAAATTTTATGTTGATGGTGAGTGGAGGCATGATGAGCGACAGCCTTTTGCCACAGGAAATTATGGGATAGTTAACACTATTTATATAACTAGGGAGCCTAATCCTCCGCCTGCATTACTAAGCCCTGGAACTCCTAATAGCAGAATGAGCATGGATGTAGACCCTGAAACTTTTCAGCATGTG GGGGCAGCGTCAGATGGTACTGTTCAGGATGCTGCTCTTAGAATTTCAGAGGCAGATATAAAGATTTCCCGTCAGCGTGTTTCTACATTTTTGTCTGCACATACAGCTTATGATTTGCTTCCTGACTCTGGGAAG GTCGTTGCTCTTGATGTTAACTTGCCTGTGAAGCAGGCCTTTCACATCCTCCATGAACAG GGAGTTTCTGTGGCTCCATTATGGGACTCTATAAGGGGTCAATTTGTTGGAGTGATCAGTGCATTggattttattttaattctacgTGAG CTTGGAAATCGTGGCTCAAATCTAACAGAGGAAGAACTTGAGACACACACAATATCAGCTTGGAAAGATGGAAAGCATCAAATGTATGGGCAGTTAGATGAGCATGGGAGACAACTTCAAAGACACATAATACAT GCTGGTCCTTATGATTCCTTGAAAGATGTAGCTCTAAAAATTCTGCAAAATAAAGTTTCTACAGTTCCAATTGTCCATTCAATGGCTCATGATGGTTCATTTCCGCAATTGTTGCATCTTGCTTCTCTTTCTGGAATCTTACGAT GTATTTGCAGGCACTTTAGACACTCTTCGAGTTCTTTACCAATTCTACAGCAACCGATTTGCAGAATTCCTTTGGGTACTTGGGTTCCACGAGTTGGGGATCAAAGTGGGCGTCCGATCGTTGTGTTAAAACCAAATGCATCACTTGGCTTGGTCCTTTCTTTATTGGTTCAAG CTGAAGTAAGTTCAATACCTATAGTTGATGAAAATGAATCTTTGGTGGATACATATTCCAGAAG TGACATCACAACTTTGGCTAAAGACACAGCTTATGCACAGATACACCTTGATGAAATGAGCATCCATCAG GCACTTCAACTCGGGCAGGATGCAAATTCTCCATATGGAATTTTCAATGGTCAGAGATGCCAGATGTGCCTCCGCTCCGATCCTTTACATAAAGTGATGGAGAGATTAGCAAATCCTG GGGTGCGACGTGTTATCATTGTTGAGGCTGGAAGCAAGCGTGTGGAGGGAATCATTTCGCTTGGTGATGTATTTAGGTTCCTGCTTGGTTAG
- the LOC135630865 gene encoding PWWP domain-containing protein 1-like isoform X1: MISVMSEREIDRGSAAASFGMGNPQEGPAGDEAAADGVGRGSRESRVPMELDPVERKIEVDSMVLERGEADLSRSPKDAPGGEDAAMDEARVPESDVAEGVSASAGAGAMLVMADPEGGSDFDEGLLSDEVSVSNGATILQGAVGNWMNGFELGDMVWGKVKSHPWWPGHIFNEAFASASVRRTKKEGHFLVAFFGDSSYGWFEPAELVPFDPHYEEKSKQTTLRPFVKAVEEAVDEASRREALALTCYCRNPFNFQPARVPGYFYVDVPGFELGGIYSLKQVNSARDKFVPGMALSFLQQTATSPLADDPACIDRMRNVAMMLAYRRAVFEEFDETYAQAFGVEPVRPSRRTGAMPDQLERFAPRAAPLSGPLVLPEPLRHKKSSSHKLVHKAAKVSSAKKNKYVLKRRDEREPASASVGPPKPSLPDVPSPVQSHRNHYNVFPAQQHQQTPAHPTLVFQDASCPPASAPGGSNLGDYVLQKRAPAGAADEKPPPQTSQDGSVSEQTALPAAADAPAVRQVFDEGRLKTEPPRQLSEIAHRKLDPTVSGAAYSSADAKPGYGPGSLALRPSQVGGIMKGKKIKKRLREDGSSAESGVTGQAKKKKKKKKVQSSEIGVPDHVKASTIEDLYRRSAAAKPVSMEPELPRREDEVAPTTEPSAVAVRHPDIDLSLRDLQLPELVSDLQELALYPFYGIDRDAPWVALHVFLNFRSLVYQKSLGLPPASEADAPEVPAVKPSAALPPPQEPVAGSAVVAPAKVTNEETAPTSISKPPKASFRPDDPTVAGRKRTASDRQEEMSAKRQKKLDKLKALAGEKKAAIGHKGLEGPQRGQKDPVAATTSAAASAGPAKPNDRAAEPVKKQEPPPPPPRLPSPTTLVMKFPLRTTLPSVASLKAKFARFGPLELSGTRVYWKSYTCKVVYKFKPDAEAALNHARSNQMFGQVKVYYYIRDADALVPEPSSDAVGQRSESRLAESNQLRPGSGAGVGVSFGPSRPPLNLTQKPAGQPKSILKKPSDEAAPSGGGREAPRVKFMLDTVDGKAELPATVVVAGNNNDVRSSADTSSAVDPVIGKAPRSVSFLPPPSSSRPLIPYPPRADSPYIPPPPASLGVAERVLPPPRPQRNLNGVEEESGSSEQRGNANKAFADQMLSLLFRCRDIVRNVKSSLGYVPYHQL, from the exons ATGATCTCTGTCATGAGCGAGCGGGAGATCGACCGTGGTTCCGCCGCTGCCTCCTTCGGGATGGGAAATCCACAAGAAGGGCCTGCAGGTGATGAGGCGGCGGCTGATGGAGTCGGCCGTGGTTCACGTGAATCTAGGGTTCCGATGGAGCTCGACCCGGTGGAGCGAAAAATCGAGGTCGATAGTATGGTTCTCGAGCGTGGCGAAGCGGATCTTTCTCGATCTCCCAAGGACGCTCCCGGAGGTGAGGACGCGGCGATGGATGAGGCTAGGGTTCCTGAATCTGATGTCGCCGAAGGGGTTTCTGCTTCTGCTGGTGCTGGAGCGATGCTCGTGATGGCAGATCCGGAGGGAGGTAGTGATTTCGATGAGGGCTTGCTGTCGGATGAGGTTTCGGTCTCGAATGGTGCTACGATTCTCCAAGGGGCTGTTGGAAACTGGATGAATGGGTTCGAGCTGGGTGACATGGTGTGGGGGAAGGTAAAATCGCACCCGTGGTGGCCTGGTCATATCTTCAACGAAGCGTTTGCTTCAGCTTCTGTCAGGAGGACGAAAAAAGAAGGCCATTTTTTGGTGGCCTTCTTCGGGGACAGTAGCTACGGATGGTTTGAACCTGCTGAGCTTGTCCCTTTCGATCCCCACTACGAGGAGAAGTCTAAGCAGACCACCTTGCGGCCCTTTGTCAAGGCTGTCGAAGAGGCAGTTGATGAGGCAAGCCGGAGAGAGGCTCTTGCTCTGACCTGCTACTGCCGAAACCCATTCAATTTCCAGCCTGCTCGTGTACCCGGATATTTTTATGTTGATGTTCCAGGGTTTGAGCTCGGGGGAATTTACTCATTAAAGCAAGTCAATAGCGCGAGAGACAAGTTTGTACCTGGCATGGCGCTCTCCTTTCTGCAACAAACAGCTACGAGTCCTTTAGCAGATGACCCTGCTTGCATAGATCGGATGAGAAATGTTGCGATGATGCTTGCTTACCGGAGAGCAGTGTTTGAGGAGTTTGATGAGACATATGCACAGGCATTTGGTGTGGAGCCAGTGCGCCCATCTCGACGCACTGGGGCTATGCCAGATCAGCTCGAAAGATTTGCCCCCCGAG CGGCTCCTCTGAGCGGTCCACTGGTGCTGCCAGAGCCGTTGCGCCACAAGAAAAGCTCCTCCCATAAGCTCGTACACAAAGCCGCCAAGGTCTCGTCAGCCAAGAAGAACAAGTACGTACTCAAGCGAAGGGACGAACGAGAGCCCGCGAGCGCCAGCGTTGGCCCCCCGAAGCCCTCTTTGCCGGATGTTCCATCGCCCGTTCAATCCCACCGCAACCACTACAACGTCTTCCCTGCTCAGCAGCATCAACAGACGCCCGCCCACCCGACCCTCGTCTTCCAGGATGCCTCGTGCCCGCCGGCCTCGGCTCCGGGCGGCTCCAACCTTGGCGACTACGTGCTACAGAAGAGAGCTCCTGCTGGCGCCGCCGATGAGAAGCCGCCACCGCAAACTTCTCAAGATGGATCGGTCTCGGAGCAGACAGCCTTACCGGCGGCCGCGGACGCACCCGCTGTTAGACAAGTATTCGATGAAGGGAGGTTGAAAACCGAGCCACCGAGACAGTTGAGTGAGATCGCACACAGAAAACTAGACCCTACCGTCAGCGGCGCTGCTTATTCAAGTGCTGATGCTAAACCCGGGTATGGGCCGGGGTCGTTGGCACTCCGACCTTCACAAGTTGGTGGAATCATGAAGGGGAAGAAGATCAAGAAGCGCCTGCGTGAGGATGGTAGCTCTGCTGAATCCGGTGTCACCGGCCAggcgaaaaagaagaagaagaaaaagaaggtacAGAGCAGTGAGATCGGCGTACCAGATCATGTGAAAGCGTCTACGATTGAGGATCTTTATAGGAGATCAGCAGCGGCCAAGCCCGTCAGCATGGAGCCGGAGTTGCCGAGAAGGGAAGATGAAGTTGCACCCACCACGGAACCCTCTGCTGTGGCTGTTCGACATCCCGACATCGACTTGAGCTTACGTGATCTGCAACTCCCGGAGCTGGTGAGCGACTTGCAAGAGCTAGCGCTATATCCTTTCTATGGGATCGACCGTGATGCCCCCTGGGTAGCGCTTCATGTCTTCCTCAATTTCCGTTCTTTGGTCTATCAGAAAAGCTTGGGCCTTCCACCGGCCAGCGAGGCCGACGCGCCGGAGGTCCCAGCCGTTAAACCATCAGCTGCTTTGCCACCGCCGCAGGAGCCTGTTGCAGGAAGTGCTGTGGTTGCTCCGGCAAAGGTGACGAACGAGGAGACGGCGCCGACCTCCATTTCTAAACCACCGAAAGCCAGTTTCAGGCCTGATGATCCCACTGTTGCCGGACGCAAACGAACCGCATCTGATCGACAGGAGGAGATGAGCGCTAAGCGGCAGAAGAAGCTGGACAAGCTCAAAGCTTTGGCTGGTGAAAAGAAGGCAGCCATCGGCCACAAGGGACTCGAGGGCCCGCAGCGGGGGCAGAAAGACCCCGTCGCCGCGACGACGTCTGCGGCTGCGTCAGCGGGGCCGGCGAAGCCCAACGACAGGGCGGCGGAGCCTGTCAAGAAACaagagccgccgccgccgccgcctcggcTGCCCTCTCCGACCACCCTCGTGATGAAGTTCCCGCTGAGGACGACGCTGCCTTCCGTGGCTTCCCTGAAGGCAAAGTTCGCCCGGTTCGGGCCGCTGGAGCTCTCCGGGACCCGCGTGTACTGGAAATCCTACACTTGCAAGGTGGTGTACAAGTTCAAGCCGGACGCCGAAGCCGCACTCAACCACGCAAGGAGCAACCAGATGTTCGGCCAGGTGAAGGTCTACTACTATATCCGCGACGCCGACGCGCTGGTGCCCGAGCCATCTTCTGATGCTGTCGGGCAGAGGTCGGAGTCGCGCCTCGCCGAGAGTAACCAACTCAGACCTGGAAGCGGGGCAGGCGTCGGCGTCTCATTCGGTCCGTCGAGGCCTCCTTTGAATCTGACCCAAAAGCCCGCGGGGCAGCCGAAATCTATTCTAAAGAAGCCCAGCGACGAGGCAGCACCGAGCGGTGGTGGAAGAGAAGCTCCCCGCGTAAAATTCATGTTGGACACTGTTGATGGTAAGGCTGAACTGCCTGCGACAGTGGTGGTCGCCGGCAACAACAACGATGTCCGTAGCAGTGCAGATACCTCCTCCGCAGTAGATCCCGTCATCGGCAAGGCTCCCAGGTCAGTTAGTTTTCTTCCGCCACCGTCTTCGAGTCGCCCACTCATACCGTATCCTCCGAGAGCAGACAGCCCTTACATTCCTCCGCCACCTGCCTCCCTCGGCGTGGCGGAGAGGGTGCTCCCGCCGCCCCGTCCGCAACGTAATCTCAATGGGGTTGAAGAAGAATCGGGATCCAGCGAGCAAAGAGGGAACGCGAACAAGGCCTTCGCCGACCAAATGCTGAGCCTCCTGTTTAGGTGTAGGGATATCGTGAGGAACGTCAAGTCGTCTCTAGGCTACGTTCCCTACCACCAGCTATAG
- the LOC135630856 gene encoding sucrose nonfermenting 4-like protein isoform X1, giving the protein MFSRGTEFSHDPATVLVPTRFVWPYGGRRVFLSGSFTGWSEHLPMSPVEGCPTVFQVICSLTPGLHQYKFYVDGEWRHDERQPFATGNYGIVNTIYITREPNPPPALLSPGTPNSRMSMDVDPETFQHVQGAASDGTVQDAALRISEADIKISRQRVSTFLSAHTAYDLLPDSGKVVALDVNLPVKQAFHILHEQGVSVAPLWDSIRGQFVGVISALDFILILRELGNRGSNLTEEELETHTISAWKDGKHQMYGQLDEHGRQLQRHIIHAGPYDSLKDVALKILQNKVSTVPIVHSMAHDGSFPQLLHLASLSGILRCICRHFRHSSSSLPILQQPICRIPLGTWVPRVGDQSGRPIVVLKPNASLGLVLSLLVQAEVSSIPIVDENESLVDTYSRSDITTLAKDTAYAQIHLDEMSIHQALQLGQDANSPYGIFNGQRCQMCLRSDPLHKVMERLANPGVRRVIIVEAGSKRVEGIISLGDVFRFLLG; this is encoded by the exons ATGTTTTCTCGCGGCACAGAATTCTCTCACGACCCAGCGACTGTGCTAGTGCCAACACGGTTCGTATGGCCTTATGGTGGGAGAAGGGTCTTCCTTTCCGGCTCTTTTACAGG GTGGTCTGAACATTTACCTATGTCTCCTGTGGAGGGTTGTCCTACAGTGTTTCAGGTTATTTGCAGTCTGACTCCCGGGTTACATCAG TACAAATTTTATGTTGATGGTGAGTGGAGGCATGATGAGCGACAGCCTTTTGCCACAGGAAATTATGGGATAGTTAACACTATTTATATAACTAGGGAGCCTAATCCTCCGCCTGCATTACTAAGCCCTGGAACTCCTAATAGCAGAATGAGCATGGATGTAGACCCTGAAACTTTTCAGCATGTG CAGGGGGCAGCGTCAGATGGTACTGTTCAGGATGCTGCTCTTAGAATTTCAGAGGCAGATATAAAGATTTCCCGTCAGCGTGTTTCTACATTTTTGTCTGCACATACAGCTTATGATTTGCTTCCTGACTCTGGGAAG GTCGTTGCTCTTGATGTTAACTTGCCTGTGAAGCAGGCCTTTCACATCCTCCATGAACAG GGAGTTTCTGTGGCTCCATTATGGGACTCTATAAGGGGTCAATTTGTTGGAGTGATCAGTGCATTggattttattttaattctacgTGAG CTTGGAAATCGTGGCTCAAATCTAACAGAGGAAGAACTTGAGACACACACAATATCAGCTTGGAAAGATGGAAAGCATCAAATGTATGGGCAGTTAGATGAGCATGGGAGACAACTTCAAAGACACATAATACAT GCTGGTCCTTATGATTCCTTGAAAGATGTAGCTCTAAAAATTCTGCAAAATAAAGTTTCTACAGTTCCAATTGTCCATTCAATGGCTCATGATGGTTCATTTCCGCAATTGTTGCATCTTGCTTCTCTTTCTGGAATCTTACGAT GTATTTGCAGGCACTTTAGACACTCTTCGAGTTCTTTACCAATTCTACAGCAACCGATTTGCAGAATTCCTTTGGGTACTTGGGTTCCACGAGTTGGGGATCAAAGTGGGCGTCCGATCGTTGTGTTAAAACCAAATGCATCACTTGGCTTGGTCCTTTCTTTATTGGTTCAAG CTGAAGTAAGTTCAATACCTATAGTTGATGAAAATGAATCTTTGGTGGATACATATTCCAGAAG TGACATCACAACTTTGGCTAAAGACACAGCTTATGCACAGATACACCTTGATGAAATGAGCATCCATCAG GCACTTCAACTCGGGCAGGATGCAAATTCTCCATATGGAATTTTCAATGGTCAGAGATGCCAGATGTGCCTCCGCTCCGATCCTTTACATAAAGTGATGGAGAGATTAGCAAATCCTG GGGTGCGACGTGTTATCATTGTTGAGGCTGGAAGCAAGCGTGTGGAGGGAATCATTTCGCTTGGTGATGTATTTAGGTTCCTGCTTGGTTAG